From the genome of Pseudomonas sp. AB6, one region includes:
- the ileS gene encoding isoleucine--tRNA ligase, translated as MTDYKATLNLPDTAFPMKAGLPQREPQILQRWDSIGLYQKLREIGKDRPKFVLHDGPPYANGNIHIGHAVNKILKDMIIRSKTLSGFDAPYVPGWDCHGLPIEHKIEVTHGKNLPADKTRELSRAYAAEQIEGQKAEFIRLGVLGDWNNPYRTMDFANEAGEIRALAEMVKGGFVFKGLKPVNWCFDCGSALAEAEVEYQDKKSSTIDVAFPIADEAKLAAAFGLPTLAKPTSIVIWTTTPWTIPANQALNVHPEFTYALVDVGDKYLVLAEELVEACLARYNLQGSVVATTTGAQLELINFRHPFYDRLSPVYLADYVELSAGTGVVHCSPAYGVDDFVISKSYGLTNDDILSPVQSNGVYVDSLEFFGGQFIFKANQNIIDKLAEVGALLDTAVITHSYMHCWRHKTPLIYRATAQWFVGMDKQPTTGDTLRKRAIKAIEDTAFVPAWGQARLHSMIVNRPDWCISRQRNWGVPIPFFLHKESGELHPRTVELMEEVALRVEQEGIEAWFKMDASELLGDEAPKYDKISDTLDVWFDSGTTHWHVLRGSHPMGHESGPRADLYLEGSDQHRGWFHSSLLTGCMLDNHAPYRELLTHGFVVDENGRKMSKSLNNVVAPQKVNDSLGADIMRLWVSATDYSGEMAVSDQILQRSADAYRRIRNTARFLLSNLTGFNPATDILPAEEMLALDRWAVDRALLLQRELQEHYGEYRFWNVYSKVHNFCVQELGGFYLDIIKDRQYTTAADSTARRSCQTALFHISEALVRWIAPILAFTADELWQYLPGERNESVMLNTWYEGLSELPESFELDRAYWERIMAVKVAVNKEMENLRAAKAIGGNLQAEVTLYAEDSLVADLSKLSNELRFVLITSTAAVAPFIDAPADAVVTEVAGLKLKVVKSGHPKCARCWHHREDVGIDPEHPEICGRCVDNISGKGEVRHYA; from the coding sequence ATGACCGACTATAAAGCCACGCTAAACCTTCCGGACACCGCCTTCCCAATGAAGGCCGGCCTGCCACAGCGCGAGCCGCAAATTCTGCAGCGCTGGGACAGTATTGGCCTGTACCAGAAGCTGCGTGAGATTGGCAAAGATCGTCCAAAGTTCGTGTTGCACGACGGGCCTCCTTACGCCAACGGCAATATTCACATCGGTCACGCGGTTAACAAGATTCTCAAGGACATGATCATCCGTTCGAAAACTCTTTCGGGTTTCGACGCACCTTATGTTCCAGGCTGGGACTGCCACGGTCTGCCGATTGAGCACAAAATCGAAGTCACCCACGGCAAGAACCTGCCTGCGGACAAGACTCGTGAACTGAGCCGTGCCTACGCTGCCGAGCAGATTGAAGGCCAGAAAGCGGAATTCATCCGTTTGGGTGTCTTGGGCGACTGGAACAACCCTTACCGCACCATGGATTTCGCCAATGAAGCCGGAGAAATCCGCGCCTTGGCTGAAATGGTCAAGGGCGGTTTTGTGTTCAAGGGCCTCAAGCCTGTGAACTGGTGCTTCGACTGCGGTTCGGCCCTGGCTGAAGCAGAAGTCGAATATCAGGACAAAAAGTCTTCCACTATCGACGTCGCGTTCCCCATCGCTGATGAAGCCAAGCTTGCCGCTGCGTTCGGTCTGCCAACGCTGGCCAAGCCGACCTCCATCGTGATCTGGACCACTACCCCGTGGACCATTCCGGCCAACCAGGCGCTGAACGTCCATCCAGAGTTCACCTACGCGTTGGTTGATGTGGGTGACAAATACCTGGTGCTGGCTGAAGAGCTGGTCGAGGCCTGCCTTGCCCGTTACAACCTGCAAGGTTCGGTGGTCGCTACCACCACCGGCGCACAGCTGGAACTGATTAATTTCCGCCATCCGTTCTATGACCGCCTGTCGCCGGTGTACCTGGCTGACTACGTCGAATTGAGCGCTGGTACCGGTGTGGTTCACTGCTCACCGGCCTATGGCGTCGATGACTTTGTCATCAGTAAAAGTTACGGCCTGACCAACGACGACATCCTCAGCCCAGTGCAAAGCAACGGAGTGTATGTCGATTCGCTGGAATTCTTCGGTGGCCAGTTCATCTTCAAGGCCAACCAGAACATCATCGACAAGTTGGCTGAAGTCGGCGCCCTGTTGGACACCGCAGTCATCACCCACAGCTACATGCACTGCTGGCGCCACAAAACCCCGCTGATCTACCGCGCCACAGCGCAGTGGTTTGTGGGTATGGACAAACAGCCGACCACGGGCGACACCTTGCGCAAACGCGCAATCAAAGCCATCGAAGACACCGCCTTCGTTCCGGCCTGGGGTCAGGCACGCTTGCACTCGATGATCGTCAACCGCCCAGACTGGTGTATTTCCCGTCAGCGCAACTGGGGCGTGCCGATTCCGTTCTTCCTGCACAAGGAAAGTGGCGAGCTGCACCCGCGCACCGTCGAGTTGATGGAAGAAGTGGCGCTACGTGTTGAACAGGAAGGCATTGAGGCCTGGTTCAAGATGGACGCCTCTGAGTTGCTGGGTGATGAGGCGCCCAAGTACGACAAGATTTCCGACACGCTGGACGTCTGGTTCGACTCGGGCACCACGCACTGGCACGTCCTGCGTGGCTCTCACCCGATGGGCCACGAGAGCGGCCCGCGTGCTGATCTGTATTTGGAAGGCTCGGACCAGCACCGGGGCTGGTTCCACTCCTCGTTGCTGACCGGTTGCATGCTCGACAATCACGCGCCGTACCGCGAACTGCTGACCCACGGGTTCGTGGTCGACGAGAACGGTCGTAAGATGTCGAAATCGCTCAACAACGTCGTCGCGCCGCAAAAGGTCAACGACTCCTTGGGCGCCGACATCATGCGTCTTTGGGTATCGGCTACCGATTACTCAGGCGAAATGGCGGTCTCCGACCAGATTCTCCAACGCAGCGCAGACGCCTATCGGCGGATTCGCAATACAGCGCGCTTTCTTCTTTCAAATTTGACCGGTTTCAACCCGGCCACCGACATTCTGCCTGCCGAAGAAATGTTGGCGCTGGACCGTTGGGCGGTGGATCGTGCGTTGCTGCTGCAACGGGAGCTGCAAGAGCATTACGGCGAATACCGCTTCTGGAACGTATATTCCAAGGTGCACAATTTTTGCGTGCAGGAACTGGGTGGTTTTTACCTCGATATCATCAAGGACCGTCAGTACACCACCGCCGCCGACAGCACCGCGCGTCGCTCATGTCAGACCGCGCTGTTCCACATTTCAGAAGCGCTGGTGCGTTGGATCGCTCCAATCCTGGCCTTCACCGCCGACGAACTGTGGCAGTACCTGCCGGGCGAGCGCAACGAATCGGTGATGCTCAACACGTGGTACGAAGGCTTGAGCGAATTGCCGGAAAGCTTTGAGCTCGATCGCGCTTACTGGGAGCGGATCATGGCAGTGAAAGTGGCAGTCAACAAAGAGATGGAAAACCTGCGCGCAGCCAAAGCCATTGGCGGCAACCTGCAAGCGGAAGTGACCTTGTACGCTGAAGATTCGCTGGTCGCCGACCTGTCGAAGCTGAGCAATGAGCTGCGTTTCGTGCTTATTACGTCCACCGCTGCCGTTGCGCCGTTCATCGATGCACCAGCCGATGCGGTGGTTACCGAAGTCGCCGGGCTGAAACTGAAAGTGGTCAAGTCCGGGCATCCGAAGTGCGCTCGTTGCTGGCACCATCGCGAGGACGTCGGGATCGATCCTGAGCACCCGGAAATCTGTGGTCGCTGTGTCGACAACATCAGCGGTAAGGGCGAGGTGCGTCACTATGCCTAA
- the ribF gene encoding bifunctional riboflavin kinase/FAD synthetase — protein MQLVRGLQNLRPQHRGCVATIGNFDGVHRGHQAILARLRERAIELGLPSCVVIFEPQPREFFAPDTAPARLARLRDKLELLAQEGVDLVLCLAFNQRLRKLSAAEFVNTILVDGLGVKHLEVGDDFRFGCDRLGDFDFLQQAGATQGFTVEAAQTVEIDGVRVSSTKVRDALATADFVLAERLLGRPFRITGRVLHGQKLARQLGTPTANVQLKRRRVPFTGVYLVSTEIDGKTWPGVANIGVRPTVAGDGNAHLEIHILDFTGDLYDRRLTVAFHQKLRDEQRFASLEALKTAINADVATARAHWRK, from the coding sequence ATGCAGCTGGTTCGAGGCCTCCAAAATCTGCGCCCCCAGCATCGGGGCTGTGTCGCCACTATTGGCAACTTTGACGGTGTTCACCGTGGCCACCAGGCTATCCTGGCGCGATTGCGTGAGCGCGCCATCGAGTTGGGCCTGCCCAGCTGCGTAGTAATTTTTGAACCACAGCCACGTGAGTTCTTCGCCCCCGATACAGCACCGGCGCGTTTGGCTCGGCTGCGTGACAAGCTTGAATTACTGGCGCAGGAGGGTGTTGACCTGGTGCTATGCCTCGCCTTCAATCAACGCTTGAGAAAGCTCAGTGCCGCCGAATTCGTCAACACCATTCTGGTTGACGGCCTTGGCGTGAAGCATCTGGAAGTGGGTGACGATTTTCGTTTCGGTTGCGACCGGCTGGGTGATTTCGACTTTCTGCAGCAAGCAGGCGCGACCCAGGGTTTTACTGTGGAAGCGGCACAAACGGTCGAAATAGATGGGGTTCGGGTTAGCAGTACCAAGGTTCGTGACGCATTAGCCACCGCAGATTTTGTGTTGGCTGAGCGTTTGCTAGGCCGACCGTTTCGGATTACCGGACGCGTTTTGCATGGCCAGAAACTGGCTCGGCAGTTGGGTACGCCCACCGCCAACGTACAACTCAAGCGTCGTCGCGTGCCGTTTACCGGGGTGTATTTGGTCAGTACGGAGATCGACGGAAAGACTTGGCCGGGAGTCGCCAATATTGGCGTCCGTCCGACCGTTGCGGGTGACGGCAATGCTCACTTGGAAATACACATTCTGGACTTTACCGGCGATCTTTATGACCGGCGTTTGACGGTGGCTTTCCACCAAAAGCTGCGTGATGAGCAGCGGTTTGCCTCTCTGGAGGCGCTCAAGACGGCGATCAATGCGGATGTCGCCACCGCCCGTGCCCATTGGCGCAAGTAA
- the murJ gene encoding murein biosynthesis integral membrane protein MurJ produces MNLLRSLAAVSSITMISRVLGFVRDTIIARTFGAGMATDAFFIAFKLPNLLRRIFAEGAFSQAFVPILAEYKNQKGEEAARTLIAYVSGLLTLVLALVTLVGIVAAPWVIWITAPGFADTPEKFALTTDLLRVTFPYILLISLSSLAGAILNTWNRFSVPAFVPTLLNLSMIVFAVFLTPYFHPPVMVLGWSVLAGGLLQLLYQLPHLKKIGMLVLPRLNLRDSGVWRVMKQMLPAILGVSVSQISLIINTIFASFLAVGSVSWMYYADRLMELPSGVLGVALGTILLPVLSKTYASKDRQEYSHILDWGLRLCFVLVLPCTLALGLLAEPLTVSLFQYGKFDAFDAVMTQRALVAYSVGLLGIIVIKVLAPGFYAQQNIRTPVKIAIFTLIVTQLLNLAFIGPLQHAGLALAISVGACINAGLLFFQLLRQGLFQPQPGWTAFLSKLIVAVLVMSGVLLSLMHFMPAWDQGGMLERLLRLGALVGAGVVTYFGVLLLLGFRLKDFARKVIM; encoded by the coding sequence ATGAACCTACTCAGATCACTAGCTGCCGTCAGCTCTATTACAATGATTTCCCGCGTTTTGGGTTTTGTGAGGGACACCATAATCGCGCGCACTTTTGGCGCAGGTATGGCAACAGACGCGTTTTTTATCGCGTTTAAACTGCCCAATCTGCTGCGTCGGATATTTGCCGAGGGCGCGTTCTCGCAGGCGTTCGTGCCGATTCTGGCTGAATATAAAAATCAAAAGGGCGAGGAGGCAGCGCGCACCCTCATTGCCTATGTCAGCGGTTTGCTCACGTTAGTGTTGGCGCTGGTCACGTTAGTGGGAATCGTAGCCGCACCGTGGGTCATTTGGATAACAGCCCCCGGTTTTGCAGATACACCGGAAAAATTTGCGTTAACCACTGACCTTCTCCGGGTGACCTTTCCTTATATATTGCTCATTTCCTTGTCTTCGCTGGCCGGAGCGATCCTTAATACGTGGAACCGTTTCTCGGTCCCGGCGTTTGTGCCGACGTTGCTTAACCTCAGCATGATCGTGTTTGCGGTGTTCCTGACGCCGTATTTCCACCCGCCGGTCATGGTACTCGGCTGGTCAGTATTGGCGGGTGGACTATTGCAATTGCTGTATCAACTGCCGCACCTGAAGAAGATCGGCATGTTGGTCTTGCCGCGCCTAAATCTGCGGGACAGCGGCGTTTGGCGAGTCATGAAGCAGATGTTGCCAGCGATTCTCGGGGTTTCAGTCAGTCAGATTTCGTTGATCATTAACACGATCTTCGCTTCTTTTCTGGCCGTGGGTTCGGTCTCTTGGATGTATTACGCCGACCGCTTGATGGAGCTGCCTTCCGGGGTGCTCGGAGTAGCGTTGGGTACGATTCTGCTGCCGGTCTTGTCGAAAACCTATGCCAGCAAAGACCGCCAGGAGTATTCGCATATTCTCGATTGGGGGCTGCGCCTGTGCTTCGTGCTAGTACTGCCATGCACTTTGGCGTTGGGATTGCTGGCTGAGCCGCTAACGGTTTCGCTGTTTCAGTACGGTAAGTTTGATGCGTTCGACGCGGTAATGACCCAGCGCGCGTTAGTCGCATACTCGGTAGGATTGCTGGGCATCATCGTGATCAAGGTGCTGGCGCCCGGGTTTTATGCACAACAAAATATTCGCACCCCGGTGAAAATCGCCATTTTCACGCTTATTGTTACCCAGTTGCTCAACTTGGCCTTCATTGGTCCACTGCAACATGCGGGTCTGGCGTTGGCGATCAGCGTTGGTGCTTGCATCAACGCAGGGCTGCTTTTTTTCCAACTACTTAGGCAGGGTTTGTTTCAGCCACAACCCGGATGGACGGCATTTTTATCTAAATTGATCGTCGCGGTGTTGGTCATGTCCGGTGTGTTGCTGAGTCTGATGCATTTCATGCCTGCGTGGGACCAGGGCGGCATGCTGGAGCGACTGCTTCGACTCGGCGCGTTGGTGGGGGCGGGCGTGGTGACGTATTTCGGTGTGTTGCTGCTGTTGGGCTTTCGTCTGAAGGACTTTGCTCGCAAGGTAATTATGTAA
- the rpsT gene encoding 30S ribosomal protein S20 — translation MANTPSAKKRAKQAEKRRSHNASLRSMVRTYIKNVIKAIDAKDAEKAQAAYVLAVPIIDRMADKGIIHKNKAARHKSRLNGHVKALNLAVAA, via the coding sequence GTGGCCAACACACCTTCCGCCAAAAAACGTGCAAAACAGGCTGAGAAGCGTCGCAGCCACAACGCCAGCCTGCGTTCCATGGTTCGTACTTACATCAAGAATGTAATTAAGGCCATTGACGCAAAAGACGCTGAAAAAGCGCAAGCTGCTTATGTTCTGGCTGTGCCAATCATCGACCGTATGGCCGATAAAGGCATCATCCACAAGAACAAAGCTGCTCGCCATAAGAGCCGCCTGAATGGTCACGTCAAGGCTTTGAACCTTGCCGTTGCCGCTTAA
- a CDS encoding CreA family protein has protein sequence MRIVCGLLGVLLAVPLLASAEEIGSVSTVFKFVGPNDRIVIEAFDDPKVEGVTCYLSRAKTGGVKGGLGLAEDRAEASIACRQVGPIKFTEQLKDGDEVFKQRTSLVFKTMQVVRFLDKKRNTLVYLVYSDRVIEGSPQNAVTAIPILPWVPAPPAQ, from the coding sequence ATGCGAATTGTATGTGGGTTACTGGGTGTTCTGTTGGCTGTTCCGCTGCTGGCTTCGGCGGAGGAGATCGGTTCAGTGTCGACAGTATTCAAGTTCGTCGGCCCGAACGACCGGATCGTGATCGAGGCGTTCGATGATCCCAAGGTCGAAGGCGTGACTTGCTATCTTTCCCGAGCGAAAACGGGCGGAGTGAAAGGCGGTCTAGGTTTGGCTGAAGATCGCGCCGAGGCGTCCATCGCCTGTCGCCAGGTGGGTCCGATCAAGTTTACGGAGCAGCTGAAGGACGGAGATGAGGTCTTTAAACAGCGCACATCCCTGGTGTTCAAAACCATGCAAGTTGTTCGTTTTCTCGACAAGAAGCGCAACACGCTTGTGTATCTGGTCTACAGCGACCGTGTCATCGAGGGTAGCCCGCAGAACGCTGTGACCGCGATTCCGATCCTGCCTTGGGTGCCCGCTCCGCCGGCGCAGTAA
- the proB gene encoding glutamate 5-kinase: MRSKVTGAQRWVVKIGSALLTADGKGLDRAAMAVWVKQMVALQEAGVELILVSSGAVAAGMSRLGWTVRPSAMHELQAAAAIGQMGLVQAWESSFAEHGRHTAQILLTHDDLSDRKRYLNARSTLRTLVDLGVVPVINENDTVVTDEIRFGDNDTLAALVANLVEADLLVILTDRDGMFDADPRNNPNAKLIHEARADDPALDAVAGGTSGALGRGGMQTKLRAARLAARSGAHTVIVGGLLDRVLARLKEGEQLGTLLSPEREMLAARKQWLAGHLQTRGTLVLDAGAVVALAEGHRSLLPVGVKLVQGSFRRGEMVVCVAPDGREVARGLSNYSALEAQKIIGQSSDAIVHVLGYMAEPELIHRDNLILV; this comes from the coding sequence ATGCGCAGCAAAGTGACAGGTGCCCAGCGCTGGGTCGTGAAAATCGGCAGCGCGCTGCTGACGGCTGACGGCAAAGGGCTGGATCGGGCGGCAATGGCGGTCTGGGTCAAGCAGATGGTGGCGCTGCAGGAAGCGGGCGTCGAATTGATTCTAGTCTCCTCCGGCGCTGTCGCCGCGGGCATGAGTCGTTTGGGTTGGACCGTTCGACCCAGTGCTATGCATGAGCTGCAGGCTGCGGCCGCCATCGGTCAGATGGGGCTGGTACAGGCTTGGGAGTCCAGCTTTGCCGAGCATGGCCGCCATACTGCGCAGATCCTGCTGACCCACGACGATCTTTCCGACCGCAAGCGCTACTTGAACGCTCGTAGCACCTTGCGCACGCTGGTCGACCTGGGCGTAGTTCCGGTGATCAACGAAAACGACACCGTGGTCACTGACGAGATCCGTTTCGGCGACAACGACACGCTTGCAGCGCTGGTCGCCAATTTGGTCGAAGCTGATCTGCTGGTGATTCTCACTGATCGCGACGGTATGTTCGATGCGGACCCTCGCAATAACCCCAATGCCAAGTTGATTCACGAGGCGCGTGCCGATGATCCGGCGCTAGACGCTGTTGCAGGCGGTACCAGTGGCGCGCTGGGTCGCGGCGGCATGCAGACCAAATTGCGCGCAGCTCGGCTGGCAGCGCGCTCCGGTGCGCACACCGTGATCGTCGGTGGGCTGCTTGATCGTGTGCTGGCGCGGCTTAAAGAAGGTGAGCAACTGGGCACTTTGTTGTCCCCAGAGCGCGAAATGCTCGCGGCGCGTAAGCAGTGGCTTGCCGGGCATTTGCAGACCCGTGGCACGCTGGTACTCGATGCGGGTGCCGTGGTGGCACTGGCGGAAGGTCACCGAAGCTTGTTGCCAGTGGGGGTCAAGCTGGTTCAGGGCAGCTTTCGACGGGGCGAAATGGTGGTGTGTGTCGCGCCGGATGGTCGTGAGGTCGCTCGCGGCTTGAGCAACTACAGTGCACTTGAAGCACAAAAAATAATTGGCCAGTCCTCTGATGCCATCGTTCACGTGTTGGGCTATATGGCCGAGCCTGAGCTGATACATCGCGATAATTTGATTCTGGTCTAA
- the cgtA gene encoding Obg family GTPase CgtA, producing MKFVDEVSIRVKAGDGGNGCMSFRREKFIENGGPNGGDGGDGGSIYMIADENLNTLVDYRYTRHFDAERGSNGGSADCTGKKGEEMVLRVPVGTTVIDAATQEIIGDLTKAGQRLLVASGGWHGLGNTRFKSSTNRAPRQTSPGKFGDQRDLKLELKVLADVGLLGLPNAGKSTFIRSVSAAKPKVADYPFTTLIPNLGVVSVDRWKSFVVADIPGLIEGASDGAGLGIRFLKHLARTRLLLHLVDMAPLDETSAPDAAEVIVNELVKFSPSLADRDRWLVLNKCDQILEEEHEERVKEIVDRLEWTGPVYVISAISKQGTEQLSRDIMRYLEERNLRIVEDPVFARELAELDQNIEDEARAQLQALDDARTLRRTGVKSVHDADEDVWGDDDDDDEDGPEIIYVRD from the coding sequence ATGAAGTTTGTTGATGAAGTTTCGATTCGAGTAAAGGCGGGCGATGGCGGCAACGGTTGCATGAGTTTCCGTCGCGAAAAATTTATTGAAAACGGTGGTCCTAACGGCGGTGATGGCGGTGACGGCGGCTCGATCTACATGATCGCCGACGAAAACCTCAACACGCTGGTCGACTATCGCTACACCCGTCACTTCGATGCTGAGCGTGGTTCGAACGGCGGCAGCGCAGACTGCACTGGGAAGAAAGGCGAAGAGATGGTGTTGCGCGTACCGGTAGGTACCACCGTGATTGATGCCGCGACCCAGGAGATCATCGGCGACTTGACCAAGGCTGGCCAGCGTTTGCTGGTGGCGAGCGGCGGCTGGCATGGTCTGGGTAACACCCGTTTTAAATCCAGTACCAACCGTGCGCCACGCCAAACCTCGCCAGGCAAGTTCGGTGATCAGCGCGACCTCAAGCTTGAATTGAAAGTGCTGGCGGACGTCGGTTTGCTGGGCTTGCCGAATGCCGGCAAAAGTACATTTATTCGCTCGGTTTCAGCCGCCAAGCCGAAAGTGGCGGACTATCCGTTCACGACCTTGATCCCGAACCTGGGTGTCGTCAGTGTCGACCGCTGGAAAAGCTTCGTTGTTGCCGACATTCCTGGCTTGATCGAAGGCGCTTCCGACGGTGCAGGCCTCGGCATCCGTTTCCTCAAGCACTTGGCTCGCACGCGTTTATTGTTGCACCTTGTTGATATGGCGCCGCTGGATGAAACCAGTGCGCCTGATGCTGCCGAAGTTATCGTAAACGAGTTGGTCAAGTTCAGCCCGTCACTGGCTGATCGTGATCGCTGGTTGGTGCTGAACAAGTGCGATCAGATCCTCGAAGAAGAGCATGAAGAGCGGGTCAAGGAAATCGTTGACCGTTTGGAGTGGACTGGCCCGGTCTATGTGATCTCGGCTATCTCCAAGCAGGGCACCGAGCAGCTTAGCCGTGACATCATGCGTTACCTCGAAGAGCGTAACCTGCGTATCGTTGAAGACCCTGTCTTCGCCCGTGAACTGGCCGAGCTGGATCAGAACATCGAAGACGAGGCGCGCGCTCAGTTGCAAGCGCTGGATGATGCGCGCACCTTGCGCCGCACTGGCGTGAAGAGCGTGCATGACGCCGACGAAGATGTGTGGGGCGATGACGATGATGACGATGAAGACGGTCCGGAAATCATTTACGTCCGTGACTGA
- the rpmA gene encoding 50S ribosomal protein L27, translating to MAHKKAGGSTRNGRDSEAKRLGVKMYGGQAIIPGNIIVRQRGTQFHAGYGVGMGKDHTLFAKVEGVIKFQVKGAFGRRYVSIVPKTAAAVVVAA from the coding sequence ATGGCACACAAAAAAGCTGGTGGTAGTACCCGTAACGGTCGTGACTCAGAGGCCAAACGCCTTGGCGTCAAGATGTATGGCGGCCAGGCAATCATTCCGGGCAACATCATCGTGCGTCAGCGCGGTACCCAATTCCACGCTGGCTACGGCGTTGGTATGGGTAAAGATCACACCCTGTTCGCGAAAGTGGAAGGCGTGATCAAGTTCCAGGTTAAAGGCGCCTTCGGTCGTCGTTACGTAAGCATCGTTCCGAAGACTGCAGCTGCAGTAGTCGTCGCTGCATAA
- the rplU gene encoding 50S ribosomal protein L21, translating into MYAVIVTGGKQYKVAPGEYLKIEKLEIATGESVTFDRVLLIGDGEEVNIGAPVVVGATVVAEVISQGRHDKIRIIKFRRRKHHMKRMGHRQWYTEIKITGIQA; encoded by the coding sequence ATGTACGCAGTAATTGTTACCGGCGGCAAGCAGTACAAAGTCGCCCCGGGCGAATACCTGAAGATCGAGAAGCTCGAAATCGCTACCGGCGAATCCGTGACTTTTGATCGTGTTCTGTTGATTGGTGACGGCGAAGAAGTCAACATCGGCGCTCCTGTCGTTGTCGGCGCAACCGTCGTTGCTGAAGTGATCTCCCAAGGTCGCCACGATAAGATCCGCATCATCAAGTTCCGTCGTCGTAAGCACCACATGAAGCGTATGGGCCACCGCCAGTGGTACACCGAGATCAAAATCACCGGTATTCAGGCTTAA
- a CDS encoding polyprenyl synthetase family protein: MQPQAFYRAVADDFSAVDVIIKKQLASRVPLVSKIGDYITSAGGKRLRPLLVLLCGKALGREGDDLRLLAATIEFLHTATLLHDDVVDMSGMRRGRSTANALWGNAPSVLVGDFLYSRSFEMMVELGSMPVMKILSKATRVIAEGEVLQLSKIRDASTTEEIYMEVIRGKTAMLFEASTHSAAALCGAPLEQSEALRTFGDHLGVAFQLVDDLLDYLGDAETLGKNVGDDLAEGKPTLPLIYTMREGTPEQAALVRQAIQKGGLEDLESIREAVESAGALDYTAQLARDYVARAIACLDVLPPSEYRNALVELSEFAVARTH, encoded by the coding sequence ATGCAACCCCAAGCTTTCTACCGCGCGGTGGCGGACGACTTTAGTGCCGTTGACGTCATCATCAAGAAGCAACTGGCTTCGCGCGTGCCGCTGGTGTCCAAAATCGGCGACTACATTACCTCAGCCGGCGGTAAGCGTCTGCGTCCTTTATTAGTTTTGCTGTGTGGCAAGGCACTGGGTCGTGAGGGCGACGATTTGCGTCTGCTGGCGGCGACCATCGAGTTCCTGCACACCGCGACTTTATTGCACGACGATGTTGTGGATATGTCAGGCATGCGCCGTGGCCGCTCCACCGCTAACGCCCTTTGGGGCAACGCTCCTAGCGTTTTAGTCGGCGACTTCCTATATTCACGCTCGTTCGAAATGATGGTCGAACTGGGCTCCATGCCCGTAATGAAGATTCTGTCCAAGGCTACCCGAGTGATTGCCGAGGGCGAAGTGCTGCAGTTGTCGAAGATTCGTGACGCCAGCACTACTGAAGAAATCTACATGGAAGTTATTCGCGGCAAGACAGCCATGTTGTTCGAAGCCTCGACCCACAGCGCTGCGGCGCTGTGTGGCGCGCCGCTTGAGCAAAGCGAAGCCCTGCGCACTTTTGGAGATCATCTGGGTGTAGCTTTCCAACTGGTCGACGATTTGTTGGATTATCTCGGAGACGCCGAAACCCTAGGTAAAAACGTCGGTGACGACTTGGCCGAGGGCAAGCCTACCTTACCGCTGATCTACACCATGCGCGAGGGTACGCCGGAACAGGCTGCGTTAGTACGTCAAGCTATTCAGAAAGGCGGTCTCGAAGACCTCGAAAGCATCCGCGAAGCCGTCGAAAGCGCAGGTGCTTTGGACTACACCGCGCAGTTGGCGCGTGACTACGTAGCCCGCGCCATTGCATGCCTTGACGTATTGCCGCCGAGCGAATACCGCAACGCCTTGGTCGAACTGAGTGAATTTGCGGTCGCCCGAACTCACTGA
- a CDS encoding FKBP-type peptidyl-prolyl cis-trans isomerase: protein MSEVNLSTDETRVSYGIGRQLGDQLRDNPPPGIDLDAILAGLNDAFHGKDSRVDQAQMAASFKVIREIMQAQAAAKAEQAAGAGLAYLAENGKRDGVTTLPSGLQFEVLTAGEGTQPSIDDQVRTHYHGTLIDGTVFDSSYDRGEPAEFPVGGVIAGWTEALQLMKAGSKWRLHVPSELAYGAQGAGSIAPHTVLVFDVELLDVL from the coding sequence ATGTCCGAAGTTAATCTGTCCACCGACGAAACCCGCGTCAGCTACGGTATTGGCCGTCAGTTAGGCGATCAGTTACGTGATAATCCGCCGCCGGGCATCGACCTGGACGCGATTCTGGCTGGCTTGAATGACGCATTTCATGGCAAGGATAGCCGTGTTGACCAAGCACAAATGGCCGCCAGCTTTAAAGTTATTCGCGAAATCATGCAAGCCCAGGCAGCGGCCAAGGCTGAACAGGCTGCCGGCGCTGGTTTGGCATACCTGGCGGAGAATGGTAAGCGCGACGGCGTAACCACATTGCCATCTGGCCTGCAATTCGAAGTGCTGACCGCAGGAGAGGGCACTCAGCCGTCTATTGATGATCAGGTTCGTACTCACTACCATGGCACGCTGATCGACGGTACCGTCTTCGACAGCTCGTATGATCGTGGCGAGCCAGCTGAGTTTCCGGTTGGCGGCGTCATTGCTGGCTGGACTGAAGCGTTGCAACTGATGAAAGCCGGCAGTAAATGGCGTCTACATGTTCCGAGCGAATTGGCTTACGGCGCTCAAGGTGCTGGCAGCATTGCTCCGCACACAGTCCTAGTATTTGACGTGGAGCTGCTGGACGTTTTGTAA